The following nucleotide sequence is from Nautilia sp. PV-1.
GCTCTCCAAGTTTCGCTACCAGATACCCAACTCTTCCCCCTCCGTATAGCGTTGCGTTTATTGCGCTTGCCGTAGAAAGCAGAGCGGCTGCCGAAATGACAATAAAGCCCGCCTGACCGAAAAACGGCTTGGTAGCTATGGCTAATACGTAATCCTGGGCTTTTTTTGCCTCTTCAAAACTTACGTTTCCGACTGTAACTATCGCGATAGTCACATACAAAAATATTACAAACAAAACAGCGCTGTAATAAGCTCTTGGCAGAGTTTTTTCAGGATTTTCAACGTCTTTTGCCGTGTTTGCTATCAGTTCAAACCCTTCGTAAGCCAAAAATATTATCAGCCCCCCGGTAATTATTTTAATACCGCTTTCCCAGTATTCGGGTGAGAGTCTGTGAAAATCGGCGGTAAATATACCGACCGCTACAAACACCAAAAGAATCGTAACTTTTATAAACACCATTAAATCTTCAGCTTTTCCCGTTAAAAAAGCTCCCATTAAATTTATAAGTACAAAAATTCCTATAACGCTGCTCGCCATAAGTTTATGAAACCACAGCACCTCTTTGCCCATAAAAAGAGCGCTCGCATAGCTTCCGAACGCATACGCATAGAGGCTGAGCATAATCACATAACTCATCAGCAGCAGATTGTTTATAACCGATGAAAAAAGATTATTTCCAAACGCCTGAACTATAAATTCTATACTTCCGCCTTCGCTCGGATAGGCAATTGAGAGTTTTACATATGAATATGAAGTAATCAGGGCAATAATCCCTGCAACCAAAAAAGCAATCGGAGCCGCACCTTTTGCCAAATCAATCGTAAGTCCCAAAACGGCAAAAATACCGCCTCCAACCATTCCGCCGACACCGATGCTGAACGCTTCTAAAAAACCTATCTTTTTTCTCATTTGAATCCTTCCGTATAAAACCTCTGTTATAATTATTATAACACTTTTTTATTAAAGGCAGATGATGAATATTTTTATTTCCGCAAACAACACAGGTAAAGGAAAAACACATTCCACACTTTTACTAATGGAATATTTAGCTCAAAAAGGGTATAAAATAGGCGTAATGAAACCCATAGAAACAGGAGTTGAAAATTTTCCTCAAGACGGGCTAAAACTGTTTGAAAAAGCAAAGGAGCTTAATCCGTTACTTAATGCGCTTACAATAGATGATATAGTTCCCGTTCAGCATACTCTGCCTGCGGCCCCTATTGTCAGCGGTAAAGTCGATTTCGACAAAATAAAAAAAGCCTACGATAAAATAAACCCGTTATGCGACATACTGCTTATAGAAGGCGCGGGCGGAGTGCTTGTGCCTGTAACCGACAGCTTTAAAATGATAGATTTTTTAAGTTTTTTTAATGCGAAACTTTTACTGGTAATAGGCTCAAATCTCGGAATGATTAACGATTTTCTTCTTAATAAGCACTATCTGG
It contains:
- a CDS encoding APC family permease translates to MRKKIGFLEAFSIGVGGMVGGGIFAVLGLTIDLAKGAAPIAFLVAGIIALITSYSYVKLSIAYPSEGGSIEFIVQAFGNNLFSSVINNLLLMSYVIMLSLYAYAFGSYASALFMGKEVLWFHKLMASSVIGIFVLINLMGAFLTGKAEDLMVFIKVTILLVFVAVGIFTADFHRLSPEYWESGIKIITGGLIIFLAYEGFELIANTAKDVENPEKTLPRAYYSAVLFVIFLYVTIAIVTVGNVSFEEAKKAQDYVLAIATKPFFGQAGFIVISAAALLSTASAINATLYGGGRVGYLVAKLGELPSEFAKKVKAGYEGMIILGLLSVIFAISFNVENISVAGSFGFLIIFGLVNYANLKLRKITKSNFVVPFIGTLSCFIAAAVLIGYNFYNSPESLVSSALVIVFVILFSFIYYRLGEKMQSILDEDLRKGMNG
- the bioD gene encoding dethiobiotin synthase, whose protein sequence is MNIFISANNTGKGKTHSTLLLMEYLAQKGYKIGVMKPIETGVENFPQDGLKLFEKAKELNPLLNALTIDDIVPVQHTLPAAPIVSGKVDFDKIKKAYDKINPLCDILLIEGAGGVLVPVTDSFKMIDFLSFFNAKLLLVIGSNLGMINDFLLNKHYLETTNINYTYAVNLFDENEYFKISHPFMKRYDPLFIQKDLDKITQQLLKKN